TTATGTATGACAACTATTTATCATTTAACATGCCCAAAATTATAATTTCGATTTGTAATCTAATGTATATAGTTTATAACATTTTTACATAAATGTCAAGAAAAAATATAGCGTAATTCCTAATTTTATTAGAAAACTTTTTCACTCGTTTGGTTTCAAAAATGATTGTAAAATATTTCAATATTATAACTCAGGTAGTACATTTCGCCGTAGTATTCCTCTGCTCTTATATTATTGCAGTATATGTTGAGCCTATCATTTATATAATAGGCTATCTACCTATCGAAACAGGCAATATATTCTGGGTATATTTCTCTATAATATCGTCCTTTTGTCTTATACAAGTTTTATTTCGTGGGCTATTACAATTACTATTTTCTGCGCCAATGATAGCAACATCCTTCGTGGACATTATATCCTTTTCCCCTTGTCTTATTCTGGTCGGAGATATGACGGGGTACTTTTCCGAAATTCCATATATACCAGAACGGATTGCTCCTCTTTTTTATTTATGCGTTTTTACCGCCTTACATCTCTTTTTTAAGTTAATAACTCTTTTTACATCCATATACGGAAAAGCCAATTCCCGCTGGTTTTCATTATGCTGGTTTCTTATTGCTTTTTTACTTACCTATACATCCCTAGTGGGATTTATACAATGGAAGTATAGCCTGATACAACATCGTTTCTTTCAGGTTAAAACATCCCCTGTGGTTTTAGATAATGCAGGTCGGATAATGACTACGGAACTTCCAGAAGGGAGTTTTTTAATACAACCTATTTTTGCTTCAAGTGATAAAAATTGCCAATGCTTCATCCGTGCTGGAAATAAATTCTTATCCACAACAAATATTTTTCTGTATATCCTTTTTCTTGATAAGAGCCTATCTCCGTGTATTGTTCCTTTACAGGTTTCACGGGATACATGGACAGAAATATGCCTGAATGATTACCTCCCTGAACAGCAGTCTAATTTCATTATTTCATGGTCAAGTTATCGCCTGCCCGTTTTTATTGTTCGACATGGGTTAGCTCCTCAATTCTCACTAAAATCATTAGAGGAGGCTCGTAATTTTTTATTTTCCCCTCAGAAAACAGAAAAAGCGATATATAAGTCTATTTATATTGATGGACCTTATTGTTCAAAAGAGGTTACAGGTGAAGTTATAGTTAAATAAGTGGAACAATTAGAATACATGACGAACACATGGCTTTAAAGTTTCCATAATATCACGAAGGACACAAACATACACGAATAAAAAACAAATAGGGAAATCCCTCATGTATTGGGGGCATAGTTGGAAATCTCATTCTATAAAAATATAAATCTATTACCTATCTCTTATCGTTTTCAAATAAGGTAAGAATTTGTTCTAAAAAATTCATTATAATTAAAACATTGTAAAAATATAATTACAGGACAAATAATAGATATGGATTTAGTTTCGCTTTATAAAAAGGGCAAGCCTATAGTTTCGTTTGAATTTTTCCCGCCAAAGACATGGCAGGGCATTGCAGAATTATATGAGCATTTTCATGAATTGATGAAATGCAATCCTGGTTATATAACTTGCACATACGGGGCGGGTGGAAATACACCCCTTGATAAGGCTCAGAAGCGAACCTTGGAAGTGTTGCGCTGGGTAAGGGGGGACTATCCGAATATCCCTGTGGTTTCTCATCTGACCTGTGTGAACGCAACTCAGGCAGATTTGCGAAATTACCTATATAAAGTTAAGGAATTATCTGCTTCAGGAATTGTGGCTTTGCGTGGAGATGCTCCCGACAAAAAACAGATGTTTGTTCCACCTCCCAATGGTTTTCGATATGCAGTCGAACTGGTGCGATTGATTAAATCCGAATTTTCGGAGTTTAATATCCTCGTTGGGGGATACCCAGAAAAACATCCGGAGGCTCCAAGTTTAGAGGAAGATATCCAGCACTTAAAAGAAAAAGTAGATGCAGGTGGCGAAATTATTCTTACACAATTGTTTTACAACAACGAGGATTTTTATCGCTTTCGTGATTTGTGTGAAAAAATTGGAATAGATGTGCCGATTGTTCCTGGTATATTGCCTGTTACCAATCTGGCACAGGTAAAAAGGATTACATCTTTGTGTGGTGCGAAACTTACACCGGTCTTGCTGGAGCGATTGGAAAAACATGAAAAAGATGAAGAGGGTCAATTTTCCGTAGGCGTCTATTATGCCACTCGACAGGTGGAAGATTTAATTCAACAGGGCGTACCGGGCGTCCATTTTTATGTATTAAATAAATCACGGGCAGCGGCGCATATTTGTCGTGCCCTTACCTTGTAATAACCGTCAAACCTTTCCGACACAAAATAGGAAAAAACAATGCTATTTTTAGACACTGTAAAAAGTTCCGAAAAAATATTATGCGCTCCCTTTGCAAGTTTTCCCGGTACGGCACTAACTAACTCCACAGTAAAAGAAAACCTCAATAACGGTGAATTACAGGCAACAAGTATCATCGCTCTGCAAAAGATTTGTGATTTTGATGTTGTTTTTCCCATGATGGATTTGACTGTGGAAGCAGAGGCAATGGGAGCCTGTATTAATTGGGAGATTGACGAACTCCCCGCTGTAACTGGAAAAACAATCATAGATGCCAATGATGTGAAAAGTTTGCCCATTCCTGAAATTGGGGAGGGAAACAGATTGGGTGTTTTTGTAGAAACATGCAAAAAACTGAAAATAGAATTTTCGGATAAATGGGTTTGGGGGTATATTCTTGGTCCTTTTTCTATTGCAGGTCGTTTGATGGGAATGACAGAGATTTCTATTGCCTTAAAACTGGAGCCCGAACTTGTTCATCAAGTATTGGAAAAAGTAACGGCCCTGATAGAGAAATATGCCTATGCACTACTGGATACAGGAATTGATGGATTGGTAATACTTGAACCGGCATCAGGGATGTTGGACGAAAACGATGCAAATGAATTTTCCAATAATTATATAAAGAGAATAGTCAACTTAATTAAAGACAAAGGAAAAATCCCAGTTTTACATAATTGTGGAAGAATTCTTCATCTTGTTGAGAGCCTTTGTGCCACAGGGATACAGGCGTTGCATGTAGGTTCGGTAACGGAACCTTATGATATTTATCCACGCGTCCCCGAAAATATTGTTTTAATGGGAAATTTAAACCCGACAGAAATATTCTTACGAGGCACACCTGAAAAAGTTTGTGAAGCAACTATAAATTTGCTCACACAGATGGCCGTATATAACCGATTTGTAATATCTTCCGGATGTGATATTCCACCGGGGACACCCATAGAAAATTTGAAAGCGTTTAAAGATGCGGTAATCTCCATAAAGCGTTCTATTAATAGCAACCAACAAAAGGTAATATTAAAATGACACGCATTGATGGGATAATAATCGGTTTTTTACTCTTCTTTATTCTCTTCCCTTTTCTTTTATTGGCTCAAACAGACGATACGGAGATGAGGGAATGGATTGATGCTTCCTCCTATCGGGATATGGGTATCGTTATCCCGGAAAATGCATCTCCTACCCTTCAACACGCTGCAGAAATTTTCAAAAAATATTGGGAGGCTTGCACACATCGCCCCATTGCGATTTCTACCTTAAATCAAGGGCTTATTAATATCTGGTTAGGGGCAGAACTTTGCACGAAGGAATGGATTACCCCGGAAGAACTGGAAGAACTCGGAGATGAAGGTTTCATAATACGTACCTACACACCCGCAAGGAAATATGCCCAAAAAGGTGTTGCAAAACAGTTACTCATTTGCGGGAAAACAGATATAGGAACTCTTCATGGGGTTTATACTTTTTTGGAACGCTATTTAAATGTAGCATGGTTATCGGCTTCTTATATCCACAAACCGTCTTTAGGT
This is a stretch of genomic DNA from Candidatus Hydrogenedens sp.. It encodes these proteins:
- the metF gene encoding methylenetetrahydrofolate reductase [NAD(P)H], which translates into the protein MDLVSLYKKGKPIVSFEFFPPKTWQGIAELYEHFHELMKCNPGYITCTYGAGGNTPLDKAQKRTLEVLRWVRGDYPNIPVVSHLTCVNATQADLRNYLYKVKELSASGIVALRGDAPDKKQMFVPPPNGFRYAVELVRLIKSEFSEFNILVGGYPEKHPEAPSLEEDIQHLKEKVDAGGEIILTQLFYNNEDFYRFRDLCEKIGIDVPIVPGILPVTNLAQVKRITSLCGAKLTPVLLERLEKHEKDEEGQFSVGVYYATRQVEDLIQQGVPGVHFYVLNKSRAAAHICRALTL
- a CDS encoding uroporphyrinogen decarboxylase family protein, producing the protein MLFLDTVKSSEKILCAPFASFPGTALTNSTVKENLNNGELQATSIIALQKICDFDVVFPMMDLTVEAEAMGACINWEIDELPAVTGKTIIDANDVKSLPIPEIGEGNRLGVFVETCKKLKIEFSDKWVWGYILGPFSIAGRLMGMTEISIALKLEPELVHQVLEKVTALIEKYAYALLDTGIDGLVILEPASGMLDENDANEFSNNYIKRIVNLIKDKGKIPVLHNCGRILHLVESLCATGIQALHVGSVTEPYDIYPRVPENIVLMGNLNPTEIFLRGTPEKVCEATINLLTQMAVYNRFVISSGCDIPPGTPIENLKAFKDAVISIKRSINSNQQKVILK